A genomic window from Arthrobacter globiformis includes:
- a CDS encoding AfsR/SARP family transcriptional regulator has translation MPNSMEDAGGTTTKLSINILGPLRVRRGGVVIGSHELGGPKPRQVLEILLLKLGTPVSKNHLIDVLWNGQPPAEALSTLESYVSVLRRHLQPGSGKGGALRTVTGGYMIDRSMVDLDLDRFDDLLKQAGHASPEESFRLLEKALDIASVPLLGDELLAGWAEEERALHSARVASIKARAAEAAVAVGHPETRGGPGQ, from the coding sequence ATGCCTAACTCAATGGAAGACGCCGGTGGCACAACAACGAAGTTGTCCATCAATATCCTGGGTCCGCTCCGTGTCCGCCGCGGCGGCGTGGTGATCGGATCCCACGAACTTGGCGGTCCCAAGCCCCGCCAGGTCCTCGAAATCCTGTTGCTCAAGCTGGGGACCCCGGTCTCCAAGAACCACCTGATCGACGTTCTGTGGAACGGCCAGCCGCCGGCTGAGGCCCTGTCCACGCTGGAAAGCTACGTCAGCGTGCTGCGCCGGCACCTTCAGCCGGGAAGCGGCAAGGGCGGTGCCCTCCGCACGGTCACCGGCGGCTACATGATCGACCGCAGCATGGTTGACCTTGACCTCGACCGCTTCGATGACCTGCTCAAGCAGGCCGGACATGCCTCTCCGGAGGAATCCTTCCGGCTGCTCGAGAAAGCCCTCGACATCGCTTCGGTGCCGCTGCTCGGCGATGAGCTGCTGGCCGGCTGGGCCGAGGAGGAGCGTGCGCTCCACTCCGCCCGCGTCGCCAGCATCAAGGCACGGGCCGCGGAAGCCGCCGTCGCCGTCGGACACCCGGAAACGCGCGGTGGCCCTGGCCAGTGA
- a CDS encoding PhoX family protein, with protein sequence MSEISGRKFALLPMLGHTKGKRSPVTCALKCDNACAGDVCNTSANSYFRDIASTTLSRRAALGFGAAGALAVVLGGAASSGEKAVADGGTGLSAAAKNGFGQGASKLQFTAIPAVASDVDALTVPAGFTWQPVIRWGDPIFKDAPAFELGNQTAAAQERQFGYNNDYSDILEIPGSKGRRALLFANHEYTNENIMFPASMPAEQMRAVGAAAHGLTVVELERKNKNQPWSYVQGAPLNRRYLNSTRYELTGPVAGSDLVKTVADAEGRWINGTLGNCSGGTTPWGTILSGEENFNGYFIAPGTSAADKRYGLTKKATARQWELDDPRFNANNAGYEYETNRFGWIVEVDPFDPTSTPKKHSSLGRFKHEGANVIVAKSGHVVAYSGDDERFDYLYKFVSKAKYREGDRKHNMTLLSEGDLYVAKFTGNAPAAEIDGKGTVPSDGSFDGTGEWLPLVVGGKSMVAGMSLEEVLVYTRLAADKVGPTKMDRCEDVQPSLHTGKVYVACTNNSDRGKTGKEGATEVNPRNENRDGHIVEITETGDQTSTKFTWNLLMVCGDPSTGDVTYFSGFPAAQVSPISCPDNLAFDSVGNLWISTDGAPSGIGKADGLFKVTLEGPERGRVEQFLAVPRDAETCGPIIHDTERSVFVSVQHPGEEGTFDAPHSYFPDYVAAGATPRPGQVRAPRPAVVQVFPTDA encoded by the coding sequence ATGTCTGAAATCTCCGGACGCAAGTTCGCTCTGCTGCCCATGCTCGGCCACACCAAAGGCAAGCGCAGCCCTGTCACCTGCGCGCTCAAGTGCGACAACGCCTGCGCGGGCGACGTCTGCAACACGAGCGCGAACAGCTACTTCCGCGACATTGCCTCCACCACGCTGTCCCGCCGCGCCGCCCTGGGCTTCGGCGCCGCCGGTGCCCTCGCCGTCGTACTTGGCGGCGCCGCATCCTCCGGTGAGAAGGCCGTTGCCGACGGCGGAACGGGACTGTCTGCCGCCGCAAAGAACGGTTTTGGCCAGGGTGCGTCCAAGCTGCAGTTCACCGCCATCCCCGCCGTTGCGTCGGACGTCGACGCCTTGACGGTTCCGGCAGGCTTCACCTGGCAGCCGGTGATCCGCTGGGGTGACCCGATCTTCAAGGACGCCCCGGCGTTCGAGCTGGGCAACCAGACCGCAGCAGCACAGGAGCGCCAGTTCGGCTACAACAACGACTACTCGGATATCCTCGAGATCCCCGGCAGCAAGGGCCGGCGTGCGCTGCTGTTCGCCAACCACGAATACACGAACGAGAACATCATGTTCCCGGCGAGCATGCCCGCCGAGCAGATGCGTGCGGTGGGCGCGGCCGCCCACGGCCTGACCGTCGTCGAGCTGGAGCGCAAGAACAAGAACCAGCCGTGGAGCTACGTCCAGGGCGCCCCGCTAAACCGCCGCTACCTGAACAGCACCCGGTACGAGCTGACCGGTCCCGTCGCCGGCTCGGATCTGGTTAAGACCGTGGCCGACGCCGAGGGCCGCTGGATCAATGGCACGCTGGGCAACTGCTCCGGCGGCACCACCCCGTGGGGCACCATCCTCTCGGGCGAGGAAAACTTCAACGGCTACTTCATTGCTCCGGGCACGTCCGCCGCGGACAAGCGCTACGGCCTCACCAAGAAGGCCACGGCGCGGCAGTGGGAACTGGACGACCCCCGCTTCAACGCCAACAACGCCGGCTACGAATACGAGACCAACCGCTTCGGCTGGATTGTGGAGGTGGACCCGTTCGATCCGACGTCCACGCCGAAGAAGCACTCATCGCTGGGCCGCTTCAAGCACGAGGGTGCCAACGTGATCGTCGCCAAGTCCGGCCACGTGGTTGCCTACTCCGGCGACGACGAGCGCTTCGACTACCTCTACAAGTTCGTCTCCAAGGCCAAGTACCGCGAGGGCGACCGCAAGCACAACATGACGCTCCTCTCCGAGGGCGACCTGTATGTTGCCAAGTTCACGGGCAACGCCCCGGCCGCGGAAATCGACGGCAAGGGCACTGTTCCGTCGGACGGCTCGTTCGACGGCACCGGCGAATGGCTTCCCCTGGTGGTCGGCGGCAAGTCCATGGTTGCCGGCATGTCCCTCGAGGAAGTGCTCGTGTACACGCGACTGGCTGCGGACAAGGTGGGACCCACCAAGATGGACCGCTGCGAGGACGTCCAGCCCAGCCTGCACACCGGCAAGGTCTACGTCGCATGCACCAACAACTCGGACCGCGGCAAGACCGGCAAGGAAGGCGCCACCGAGGTCAACCCGCGCAACGAGAACCGCGACGGCCACATTGTCGAAATTACGGAGACCGGCGACCAGACCTCCACCAAGTTCACCTGGAACCTGCTGATGGTCTGCGGCGATCCCTCCACCGGCGACGTCACCTACTTCTCCGGTTTCCCGGCCGCCCAGGTCTCGCCGATTTCCTGCCCGGACAATCTGGCCTTCGACTCCGTGGGCAACCTCTGGATCTCCACCGACGGTGCCCCGTCAGGCATCGGCAAGGCCGACGGTCTGTTCAAGGTCACGCTGGAAGGCCCCGAGCGCGGCCGCGTGGAGCAGTTCCTCGCAGTGCCCCGCGACGCCGAAACCTGCGGACCGATCATCCACGACACCGAGCGCAGCGTCTTCGTCTCCGTGCAGCACCCGGGCGAGGAGGGCACCTTCGATGCGCCGCACTCCTACTTCCCGGACTACGTTGCGGCGGGCGCGACGCCCCGCCCGGGCCAGGTCCGGGCTCCCCGCCCGGCCGTGGTCCAGGTGTTCCCCACGGACGCCTAG
- a CDS encoding sensor histidine kinase, with protein MARPSLRKPALFRPFESPAYHNSEVFRAVRRFLLMGLVALVVVTTPVAFWIWSEAERHALENSKEATDHLANNVVGPLLDKEVLSGDPTAVERLDERLRPWMGETSVFEIRLWDKNGRIVYSEDPKLIGQTFGLPHEAQEILAGGDVPANLEMQKDEVNTPNVENGELVEVYVPVTAPDGQKLVFETYYDDDGVRQEQAAVLFGMAPPFLLSLAVLQLAQLFPAVQLARRIQAYEAGRSRLLRRAIEASELERQRIARDLHDEVIQELSGLSYVMESEELHSPMGQRALFSDARRILQDNVRSLRAMTSELYPPDLNRLGLSGALARLGDPLEERGISLELDLPDQCELDRDRAALFYRVAREALANTAKHSRAAKAELHLHQDGDRSEIRIQDDGCGFDQSEGSPEGHFGLRIMKDTIGEAGGTLQVTSAPGRGTTVVARFGVGGNKVPASFDHEPEPVPSG; from the coding sequence ATGGCTAGGCCATCGCTCCGCAAACCTGCCCTGTTTCGCCCGTTCGAATCGCCGGCCTACCACAATTCCGAGGTTTTCAGGGCCGTACGCCGGTTCCTGCTGATGGGGCTGGTTGCCCTGGTGGTGGTCACCACCCCGGTGGCCTTCTGGATCTGGTCCGAGGCTGAACGCCACGCACTGGAGAACTCCAAGGAGGCCACCGACCACTTGGCCAACAACGTGGTGGGGCCGCTGCTGGACAAAGAAGTCCTGTCCGGCGATCCCACAGCCGTTGAGCGGCTCGACGAGCGCCTCCGCCCGTGGATGGGGGAGACGTCGGTTTTTGAGATCAGGCTGTGGGACAAGAACGGGCGCATCGTCTACTCCGAGGATCCCAAGCTCATCGGCCAGACCTTCGGCCTGCCGCACGAGGCGCAGGAGATCCTGGCCGGCGGGGACGTCCCCGCCAACCTGGAGATGCAGAAGGACGAGGTCAACACGCCCAACGTCGAAAACGGCGAGCTCGTGGAGGTTTACGTGCCCGTCACTGCCCCCGACGGGCAGAAGCTGGTGTTTGAGACGTATTACGACGACGACGGTGTCCGCCAGGAGCAGGCAGCCGTTCTGTTCGGCATGGCCCCGCCGTTCCTTCTGTCCCTTGCCGTCCTGCAGCTGGCGCAGCTGTTCCCGGCTGTCCAGCTGGCCCGCAGGATCCAGGCGTATGAAGCCGGCCGGAGCCGGCTGCTCCGCCGGGCCATCGAGGCCTCCGAGCTGGAGCGGCAGCGCATCGCCCGGGACCTGCACGACGAAGTGATCCAGGAACTCTCGGGGCTGTCCTACGTGATGGAGTCGGAGGAACTGCACAGCCCGATGGGCCAGCGTGCGCTGTTCTCCGACGCCCGGCGGATCCTGCAGGACAACGTCCGCAGCCTGCGGGCCATGACCAGCGAGCTGTACCCGCCGGACCTCAACCGGCTCGGCCTCTCCGGGGCGCTTGCCCGGCTGGGTGATCCGCTCGAGGAACGCGGGATCAGCCTGGAGCTCGACCTGCCTGACCAGTGCGAACTGGACCGGGACCGCGCGGCCCTGTTCTACCGGGTGGCCCGCGAGGCCCTGGCCAACACTGCCAAGCATTCCCGGGCGGCCAAGGCCGAACTCCACCTGCATCAGGACGGCGACCGTTCAGAGATCCGCATCCAGGACGACGGCTGCGGCTTCGACCAGAGCGAGGGGTCACCGGAAGGCCACTTCGGCCTGCGCATCATGAAGGACACCATCGGCGAGGCAGGCGGCACGCTCCAGGTGACGTCCGCTCCCGGACGGGGGACCACTGTGGTCGCGCGCTTCGGAGTCGGGGGCAACAAAGTCCCGGCCTCCTTCGACCACGAGCCGGAACCGGTGCCCTCGGGGTAA
- a CDS encoding sensor histidine kinase, producing the protein MNAAGALRTELHSVRFRLLATLLVFMAVGLFVAGAATHAAQLKSLNDRVNAELQLPRKNLDELAKQGRPNFGGAPYTTVHDLFRTYLRNGAPGGFESVMTMLRGGNVILPAAEQPTNLNTPAVTDHVWDWSSPGQTVMRDIDLDGRQVRLAITSVSLTAGGRQDQGLLIASSEIGAQRAEVFGSMWTFALASLATLALTGLVGYLVTGRLLSPVRRLREATEATTFDDLTKRVEVPDSTDDIAQLAMNFNRMLERLESGFDNQRRFVHDASHELRTPMTIIRGYLELLRAGDPDDVDQTRMLLLDELDRMQVLVDDLLILARSGRPDFVIPAWVEADDLLEDVLNRVRVLGERQWHLDAKPGGLIRVDRRRLTQALEQLAANAVKHTTESDRISVGGAWVENDDGTPQSGRASVVRELADSASRELEIWVSDTGTGIPAEDHERIFERFGKGSNSATSEGSGLGLSIVKAIAEAHGGTVQLESEEGKGSRFVLRIPSGGKDAGGKTDDSAAADSAGRSGSEGPAVKGPPAKGPRYKGTGAAGGKPNPAGPASGIDLVSPAGGTP; encoded by the coding sequence ATGAATGCGGCCGGCGCACTGCGCACGGAACTCCATTCCGTCCGCTTCCGGCTGCTGGCCACGCTGCTCGTCTTCATGGCGGTGGGCCTCTTTGTGGCCGGCGCTGCCACCCACGCCGCCCAGTTGAAGAGCCTCAATGACCGCGTCAACGCCGAGCTGCAGCTGCCGCGCAAAAACCTGGACGAGCTTGCCAAACAGGGCCGGCCGAATTTCGGCGGCGCCCCCTACACCACCGTGCACGACCTTTTTAGGACCTATCTGCGCAACGGGGCTCCGGGCGGCTTCGAGTCCGTGATGACGATGCTCCGCGGGGGCAACGTCATCCTGCCCGCCGCGGAACAGCCGACCAACCTGAACACGCCCGCCGTCACGGACCATGTCTGGGACTGGAGCTCCCCCGGCCAAACCGTGATGCGCGACATTGACCTGGACGGCCGGCAGGTGCGCCTGGCGATCACGTCCGTTTCGTTGACCGCCGGCGGCCGCCAGGACCAGGGCCTGCTGATTGCCTCAAGCGAGATCGGTGCCCAGCGCGCCGAGGTTTTCGGTTCCATGTGGACCTTCGCCCTGGCGTCCCTGGCGACACTCGCGCTGACCGGCCTGGTGGGCTACCTGGTTACCGGGCGGTTGCTGAGTCCGGTCCGGCGGCTCCGCGAGGCCACGGAAGCCACCACCTTTGATGACCTGACCAAGCGGGTGGAGGTGCCGGACAGTACCGACGACATCGCCCAGCTGGCCATGAACTTCAACCGCATGCTCGAACGGCTGGAGTCCGGTTTCGACAACCAGCGCCGGTTCGTCCACGATGCCAGCCACGAGCTGCGCACCCCCATGACTATCATCCGCGGCTACTTGGAGCTGCTCCGGGCCGGGGATCCCGACGACGTGGACCAGACCCGCATGCTGCTCCTGGACGAGCTGGACCGGATGCAGGTCCTGGTGGACGACCTGCTGATCCTGGCCCGCAGCGGCCGGCCGGACTTCGTGATTCCCGCCTGGGTGGAGGCCGACGACCTCCTGGAGGACGTCCTGAACCGCGTCCGGGTCCTCGGCGAGCGCCAGTGGCACCTGGACGCCAAGCCCGGCGGCCTGATCCGCGTTGACCGCCGCCGGCTCACCCAGGCACTAGAGCAGCTCGCCGCGAACGCGGTCAAACACACCACCGAGTCGGACAGGATATCGGTCGGGGGCGCCTGGGTGGAGAACGACGACGGCACCCCCCAAAGCGGTCGGGCGTCAGTGGTGCGGGAGCTGGCAGACTCGGCATCCAGGGAGCTGGAGATCTGGGTGTCGGACACCGGCACCGGCATCCCCGCAGAGGATCATGAGCGCATCTTCGAGCGCTTCGGCAAGGGCAGCAACTCAGCAACTTCGGAGGGCTCGGGCCTGGGGCTATCCATCGTGAAGGCCATCGCCGAGGCGCACGGCGGCACTGTGCAGCTGGAATCGGAGGAAGGCAAGGGCAGCCGCTTCGTGCTCCGGATCCCCTCCGGCGGCAAGGACGCCGGCGGTAAAACGGACGATTCCGCCGCCGCGGACAGCGCCGGCCGAAGCGGCAGCGAAGGCCCTGCCGTAAAGGGCCCGCCTGCCAAGGGACCGCGATATAAGGGAACGGGCGCCGCAGGCGGCAAACCGAACCCGGCCGGACCGGCGTCGGGCATTGACTTGGTGTCCCCTGCGGGAGGTACGCCTTGA
- a CDS encoding o-succinylbenzoate synthase yields the protein MPHQYPPLEDLLQSARVVVLPMRVKFRGILERETLLLRGPVGWGEFGAFPEYGDAEASRWLASAIEAGWHGFPEPLRTSIPVNATVPAIEASRVPEILARFGRVDAVKVKVAEPGQSLDDDAARVAAVRAALPHAAIRVDANGGWDVPTAVTALSRLADVGLEYAEQPVPDIDGLAEVRRRLRAAGVPVLIAADESVRKEEDPLKVARAGAADLLVVKVAPLGGVRRALELVEQAGMPAVVSSALDTSVGIRAGLALAAALPELPYACGLGTVSLLAADVTNQPLVADDGAITLRDAVADEELLEQYAAPPERRDWWLARLRRAYAVLQDPA from the coding sequence ATGCCCCACCAGTACCCGCCCCTCGAGGACCTGCTGCAAAGCGCCCGCGTCGTGGTTCTGCCCATGCGCGTGAAGTTCCGAGGCATCCTGGAACGCGAAACGCTGCTTCTCCGGGGCCCGGTGGGGTGGGGCGAGTTCGGTGCGTTCCCCGAGTACGGAGACGCCGAGGCCTCCCGCTGGCTTGCCTCCGCCATCGAGGCCGGCTGGCACGGCTTCCCGGAGCCCCTGCGGACCAGCATCCCCGTCAACGCCACCGTGCCCGCCATCGAGGCCAGCCGGGTCCCGGAAATACTGGCTCGATTCGGCCGCGTGGACGCCGTGAAGGTCAAGGTAGCCGAACCCGGCCAGTCGCTCGACGACGACGCCGCCCGGGTTGCCGCTGTCCGCGCAGCGCTTCCCCACGCAGCCATCCGCGTGGACGCCAACGGCGGCTGGGACGTTCCGACTGCGGTGACGGCGCTGAGCCGGCTGGCCGACGTCGGGCTCGAATATGCCGAGCAGCCCGTGCCCGATATTGATGGCCTGGCGGAGGTGCGGCGGCGGCTGCGTGCCGCCGGGGTGCCGGTACTGATCGCGGCCGACGAAAGTGTCCGCAAGGAGGAGGATCCCCTCAAAGTGGCGCGGGCCGGCGCGGCCGATCTCCTCGTGGTGAAGGTGGCGCCGCTCGGGGGAGTCCGGCGCGCGCTGGAGCTGGTGGAGCAGGCGGGGATGCCCGCCGTCGTGAGTTCCGCCCTCGACACGTCGGTGGGGATCCGGGCCGGGCTCGCGCTCGCCGCTGCGCTCCCGGAACTGCCGTATGCGTGCGGGCTGGGAACAGTGTCGCTGCTCGCCGCGGACGTCACCAACCAGCCACTGGTGGCCGACGACGGCGCCATCACCTTGCGCGATGCCGTCGCCGACGAGGAGCTGCTTGAGCAGTACGCCGCCCCTCCCGAGCGCCGCGACTGGTGGCTCGCCCGGCTCCGCCGCGCATACGCCGTCCTGCAGGACCCGGCGTAG
- a CDS encoding response regulator, producing MRSTPPASPASRHGPRKPPSPSDTRKRAVALASELLVDDPINERAWTALVLGLEESGQYMEALRAYGRCRRVMDQEIGCLPGRPLREAHARLLQATAASEDEMDLSDSEARIPATSQITREISILTIDDHSTFTELLTAALDREPDLRSVASATTAKSGVEQSIALKPDVVIMDFHLPDGDGLTAAARILADAPNTRIVMLTGDPTPEALRTAASMGICAFLPKGGSLSTLLDTLRYARAGNMVVHPSLVAQLGMSTPAPAPAVREVEPGGPVLTPRELDVLRLMAGGHGSKEVASKLDISLNTCRGYVKAIFAKLGTHSQLESVMEASRRGMLEQPSHG from the coding sequence GTGCGCTCCACTCCGCCCGCGTCGCCAGCATCAAGGCACGGGCCGCGGAAGCCGCCGTCGCCGTCGGACACCCGGAAACGCGCGGTGGCCCTGGCCAGTGAACTGCTGGTGGACGATCCCATCAACGAGCGCGCCTGGACCGCCCTGGTCCTGGGCCTCGAAGAATCCGGGCAGTACATGGAAGCGCTGCGGGCCTACGGGCGCTGCCGCCGGGTCATGGACCAGGAGATCGGCTGCCTCCCCGGACGCCCGCTGCGGGAAGCACACGCCCGGCTGCTGCAGGCAACGGCCGCCAGCGAGGACGAAATGGACCTCTCGGATTCTGAAGCTCGCATCCCGGCAACATCGCAGATCACCCGGGAAATCAGCATCCTGACCATCGACGACCACAGCACGTTCACCGAACTGCTGACGGCAGCCCTCGACCGCGAACCGGACCTGCGGAGCGTCGCCTCGGCCACCACCGCAAAGAGCGGCGTGGAGCAGAGCATCGCCCTCAAGCCCGACGTCGTGATCATGGACTTCCACCTGCCCGACGGCGACGGCCTCACCGCCGCTGCCCGGATCCTCGCCGACGCCCCGAACACCCGGATCGTCATGCTCACCGGCGACCCGACGCCGGAAGCGCTGCGGACCGCCGCCTCGATGGGCATCTGCGCCTTCCTGCCGAAGGGCGGATCGCTGTCCACCCTCCTGGACACGCTCCGCTACGCACGGGCTGGCAACATGGTGGTCCACCCCTCGCTGGTGGCCCAGCTGGGCATGTCCACTCCCGCCCCGGCCCCCGCGGTCCGCGAAGTGGAGCCTGGTGGACCCGTCCTGACGCCCCGTGAACTGGACGTGCTCCGGCTCATGGCCGGCGGCCACGGATCGAAGGAAGTGGCCAGCAAGCTGGACATCTCCCTCAACACCTGCCGCGGCTACGTGAAAGCAATCTTCGCCAAGCTCGGAACCCACTCGCAGCTCGAATCGGTCATGGAAGCCTCACGGCGCGGCATGCTCGAGCAGCCGTCCCATGGCTAG
- a CDS encoding response regulator transcription factor: protein MTRILIADDEPRIAAFLAKGLTAAGYTTTQVSDGVKALDYATSGEFDLLILDIGMPRMDGLTVLKNLRDMHSTIPVIILTAADSLESTVAALDGGADDYMTKPFRFEELLSRIKLRLRGAQAVTSAPTFVCGDLSLDVNLRTAEIGGRVIDLSAREFVMARTFMENAGKVLSREQLLSRVWGYHFEGSSNVVDVYVRYLRHKLGQDRIQTIRGVGYRLVCLTGPSAAAPDDAAGTVDDAEGHSI from the coding sequence TTGACCCGGATCCTGATCGCCGACGACGAGCCGCGCATCGCGGCCTTCCTAGCCAAGGGCCTCACCGCGGCCGGCTACACCACCACCCAGGTCTCCGACGGGGTTAAAGCATTGGATTACGCCACGTCCGGCGAGTTCGACCTCCTCATCCTGGACATCGGCATGCCCAGGATGGACGGCCTCACCGTCCTCAAGAACCTCCGCGACATGCACTCGACCATTCCGGTGATCATTTTGACGGCGGCGGACAGCCTCGAAAGCACGGTGGCGGCGCTCGACGGCGGCGCGGACGACTACATGACCAAACCCTTCCGGTTCGAGGAACTGCTCTCCCGCATCAAGCTCCGGCTCCGGGGCGCGCAGGCGGTGACCTCCGCCCCGACATTCGTCTGCGGTGACCTCTCGCTCGACGTGAACCTGCGCACTGCCGAGATCGGCGGCCGCGTGATTGACCTGTCCGCGCGGGAGTTTGTCATGGCCCGGACGTTCATGGAGAACGCCGGCAAGGTGCTCAGCCGCGAGCAGCTCCTGAGCCGTGTGTGGGGCTACCACTTCGAGGGGTCCTCCAACGTGGTGGACGTGTACGTGCGGTACCTGCGGCACAAGCTCGGCCAGGACCGCATCCAGACCATCCGCGGCGTGGGCTACCGCCTCGTGTGCCTGACCGGCCCTTCCGCAGCCGCTCCCGATGATGCAGCAGGCACCGTTGATGATGCGGAAGGCCACTCGATTTAG